Sequence from the Primulina huaijiensis isolate GDHJ02 chromosome 16, ASM1229523v2, whole genome shotgun sequence genome:
ccaaaagtgttttggattatcaatgtaatgcccgatatttttattctgttaatatgatattattgattacgaattgatgtgattatcgAAAGACCAATCGGAGGCACGATTCGAGATAGCATGTGATATGTGATGTGTGAGGACAGAACacctggcgcatatgcgcgacacgaggcgcgcatatgcgcgaggcaggCAAAGAACCTCGCACATATGCACGAGCTGGTGGGCTTAActtatgccgagacagtaggtctcgcgcatatgcgcgagaagagggcgtgcatatgcgcgagctgaaaAAATGTTATGCGACAAGACAGTAGGTCTGCGCATATGCGCTGATGAtggtcgcgcacatgcgcgagatgtGCAGCACAAAGAAAAGAGACACGTAGCTTTGCCATGCAATTTAAATGGTAAATCCTTCTTTCCATCGACATTCCAGCCAAAAAGCGAGAGAAACCTCTTCAGAAATCCCCAATCTTCATGAAGTCTTAGAAATTTAATTGTACACGATCCGGTTATCAGAGTTTTGATCCGAACATATTTCCGTACTCCTCTCGTCAAAGGCTTCAAaaaggacgtaaattttattatgttctAGCATGGTTCGAAATTTATGTATCGAGGGAATTATGATTTGAtctagattatgtgttctcgcgATATTGGTAATCGTAGAATTGAAACTGGATTGAAGAACAGACACCATATGACATTTCGATATTAGACTGTGTTTAtcgattgattatgagttgttggaaTTTATATCTGTTgaagattgtaccgttatgccgtcaacaGTTATCTAGATTGAATATTGGTCAGATTCAGTATTGCTTTGAGTTCTTTGTTGATATTGGGGTTCTTTAGTATTATTCCAGATTGGTATTGGAAGCTTCAGAACCGATAGAAGAACGAGCAGAACTATAACaagaaatgtataaatcaatgttgaaccgggagaatataactcgagttagatctgacttgagtttccttaaatcatatactttattttatatcattgatgtttgcaattcatgagattgatatgcttagtatattgagttatagcaaagcatgtattgagtcatggGCGGAGGTGCCAACTCaatggcagaggtgccaagtcttgggtggatatgccaagacactggaggttggtttatatcgatgttgcgtaggaggGGATATGCTTCTATTGaggagattcggtatattgtgcCAATGTGCAGGAACCAGGATCCCTAGAGTAGAGaagagtcgagtctgagatgttgagtcacgagtttatttacagttttatatcgattcatgttgtcagattagatacatgttattgatagttgtttcatgcttttatatcggtttatatgattgcttgtatacattgtttatactaggAATATTAtcctcaccggagttatccggctgttgttgtgtttgtatgtgtgcttaacaacaggtgggacaggatcagggtcgagaagaggatgagcgATTACAAATTAGTGTGGATGTAATATCCCGACCATTTTGTCATGTTTTAGTTATGGcgttatttatgatttatggtgatAAGATATGGTTTTAAATAGTTTTATGGTTATGGTGGGAATGATTATTGGTTATGGTTATGGATGTTGTGATGGTTATagatatgtttattggaatggttaaaatatggtcattgtttatggttattgttttaatattatgttcatatttggtgatgattatggaaatgaatgggtagaatagaaattcgatcttgagccaaacaggaaatggaagtgcagaacagTAAGAATAATGTGGAAGTAGTTGcggtttttagtataatgttttgtatattgatccaattgatgtgaagcCACTttcattggaaagataagatataaggctataactttcatgttttgagtttggtttaaatcattagggaagacgagccaaaagtggcccgaaatgTGTCATGTGCATCGTTGCTCCTGtattgacacatgttgggatattgagcataacgttttactcatacctgtaaatgatctgaaatttggagaggttcaagaaaagccatagagctacaactttctagTTTACTAGTTTTtctaattatgaagggaagaggcgtttcggaagcgatCTTTGATGGAGCCGTGGGCAGAATGCTGCTGTGGAGTTCAGGGGGCAGCGCCAGCGCCGCGGCGCTCCCAGCAACGTAGAGAAGGCTCCGCAGCGCCAATTAAATGGCGCCGCAGCACTAGGCATGCgagattgtttttttaaaacacgtttttaaGGGATTGAAGGCTTATAACATGATTCTAGAGGCTTTTACTTCATTCTAACCTTCTCTCTtttccttataatcgattcatgccattttctctctagttttctctccttcaatcTCTACTCCAAGTGCAAGGATTTTAGTTGTATTCTTAGTGGTTTCTACCTATTCCTCCAAGTTACAAGGTAAGGGTTctattattttgaagtttagaagggtttggattgttgaagggttaagttgaatggatgaatttctttgggtaatgttgatgattgttggttattcttgtgttgatgtttgtaggaatcattcaagTTTATCATAGCCACCATATTGTTTGattggttgtaagtagaagctttcttttcaaatgctcacatgatttttatatgtatcaagccatgttattgttaatcagctccttccattggtatataattgatatgtatattgttatatgttcattgttcaagcatttccattgaattcattgatcaaggagctaatacaccattgtgcctaccaagtgtttgtataattgcctcaatgaaatttcctatgatcaaagccaaggaatgatagttattacatgcatgtcattggccaatcacatgattatgagtatctctcacagttttgatatatttatatatcaaagagatactatccacaggtcacaggtcacagaactatcatttcctttcctttaattcatgccatgaaataccatccatattgctttgttacctatctttcattgaagatggtattattcattgttcattgctattgatttattgtccattgccattgCTTCATTGtctattgccattgctatatccatatttcaaaccaatctcatgtatatgtacttgttatgtatagctttctgcttactgagttttatctcattccagttaatgtcatgtgatgcaggtgacaaaaaggattgaagcggatcgtccaaggggaagaagtcatataaaagccaatgggaaagacttttgatcatgtcacttttattttattttgggtgaacatgagaagtttaaatattgtcatattttgtaaaataagtTATGGGGTAAAGCTTATGTTAGTTGGTGGATttcttttggtaaaatgttttgtttacatattattttgttctttccctttttatttcaaatgcttccgcgcatgtttttcttttaaatttaaaagcatgagaagggggttgtttcaattggtatcagagcgaaagttcttcggaccatatatgacttcttctacctaggacagtccggtatgttttcgatcctgcatctattgattttaacattgagaattgtttatatttcattgccattgatgtatgttttcttcctatctatgttaaagtgagcatatgtgTAGGATATGCCTCCCAAGAGAAAGAATATCGAAGGGGATGTTAGGACCCCTCCCACTGATAAGACTGCAAAGGTGGTAGATGAATTCAGTAAGTTGTTGAAAGAACAAGCTGAAGTCCATGGCGAACAAATTCAACAATTATTGAGCATGCAAACTACGACTCATGGGCGTGGCCAAGGAAGAGGTCAAGGCAGAACGGAAAGTTCTGAAGATGGTGCATATGATCGTTTCAGACGTATAAACCCTCCGGAgtttattggtggtcctgatcCACTAATTGCTCTAGAATGGATCAAGTCTGTGGAGGCCATCTTCAATTATCTGAAGTTCAATTATCAAGACAAGGTTAGTTGTGCAGTTTTTATGTTGGTCAAAGCAGCACGTATTTGGTGGGAAGCGACCAAGGTTACAGTGAATGTTCGTGAATTGAAGTGGGATTCATTCAAAGAGCTTTTCTACaccaaatatttttctcaagagGTTAAAGCGAAGAAGGTGAAAGAATTTCTCGAGTTGCGACAAGCTGCCATGACTGTCGATGAGTATACTCTCAAATTTGAAGAAGGTTGTGTCTTTGTGCCTTTTATTGCCGAGAACGATAAAGATAAAGGAGAGCACTTTCTTCGCGGCTTGAGACCTGAGATTCGGCGAGCTGTTCACATGGCTAAAGTGGTTGCTTATCAAGATATTGTTGAGAGGGCACTGCTAGCTGAACTTGATGAGCAAGTGATTGAAAAGGAAAGACAGTTGAGAAGACAAACCTTTCAGGCTAGGAGTCAAGGTGCATGTCCTTCTGGTCGAGGCGGGttcaaagggaaaggcaagttggagcaaCGTAATAAGCCTTCATTGCCTTCATCAGATACGGAGCGaccgttgtgtcccaagtgtggaaagccacacaagggtgagtgtttggttGGTAGTGGACGATGTTTTAGATGCAAGGAGATGGGGCACACGGCACTGAAATGTCCTCTCTTATCAGGCAAAGGACAAGTCCAAGGAAGAATTTTTGCTATGACGAAGGAAAGtgttaatcctgattcttctgtgatatcaggtaatattttaatctgcggcaaagaagcaattacattgattgacactggtgcaacccattcttttatatctgaaGTATTTATGCATTCCATATCTGTTAAATCTACTGTTATGCCATTCCACTTCAATATTGTGCTGCCCTCGGGGGATGAAATTTGTCCCACTAATATTATCAAGGCATGTTCTGTACAAGTGGGTAATAGATTAATGTTTGCTGATtttattgttattccgatggttgcatttgatgttattttggggatggattggttatctgctTATCGTGCGGTAATTGATTGTGTGGGCAAGACGTTGAAGTTTTTAGTCGATGACCATGATAGTGATGTGTTCGTTGGTCTAGGCTTTTCGATTGGTATTCCCATTATTTCTTGCCTTCAAGCTAATAAGTTGTTGCACAAAGGTTGTATGGGTTTTCTAGCTTCAGTGGTTGATGTGCGAAAGGAAAGTAATTTGCAATTACAAGATATTGATGTGGTTCAAGATTATCCTGACGTATTTGCTGATGGTGTGCCTGGAttaccacctgatcgagaggtggagtttgttattgatttaattccaggtacagctccaatttccaaggctccatacagaatggctcctactgaaatgaaagaattgaagactcaattgcaggagctattacataaaggttttatccgacctagttcctcaccgtggggagctccagtgttgtttgtaaagaagaaggatggatcactgcgattatgtattgactaccgagaactcaataaggtaacagtgaagaacaaatatcctttgccacgtattgatgatctctttgatcaattgcaaggagcagcaatattctcaaagatcgaccttcggtccggttaccatcaattaaaggtgaaaaaggaggacataccaaagactgcatttagaacgaggtatggtcattatgaatttctggtgatgtcatttggattaaccaatgctccttcagtttttatggatttgatgaatcg
This genomic interval carries:
- the LOC140961000 gene encoding uncharacterized protein, coding for MPPKRKNIEGDVRTPPTDKTAKVVDEFSKLLKEQAEVHGEQIQQLLSMQTTTHGRGQGRGQGRTESSEDGAYDRFRRINPPEFIGGPDPLIALEWIKSVEAIFNYLKFNYQDKVSCAVFMLVKAARIWWEATKVTVNVRELKWDSFKELFYTKYFSQEVKAKKVKEFLELRQAAMTVDEYTLKFEEGCVFVPFIAENDKDKGEHFLRGLRPEIRRAVHMAKVVAYQDIVERALLAELDEQVIEKERQLRRQTFQARSQGACPSGRGGFKGKGKLEQRNKPSLPSSDTERPLCPKCGKPHKGFSIGIPIISCLQANKLLHKGCMGFLASVVDVRKESNLQLQDIDVVQDYPDVFADDALSRKSSSLLGSMISKSLLLELQRNEINLEQQRDAQLLELKRKSDLTGLSEFGLNRDGLLIFRGRICVPMGDGIRRDVLTEAHTAPYSVHPGSTKMYQDLRRLY